Proteins encoded together in one Variovorax paradoxus EPS window:
- a CDS encoding caspase family protein — protein sequence MRALCLRLLLSLALLVSGSTAFATQRALLVGVSELVNQPQALWLQAPRNDVMLMRDALLKQGFAPADITVLADGVSGSVLPESQAIHEALGRLLAQSKSGDFVLLYFSGHGTRLRDSNKRYQEPDGLSENFLARDVRGTLGADSALTGDLRDADFDAWIQAFLARNVFVASVFDTCSANSMTRSTTDAPAIADGPPGDEVRWRGLRTAQLVGAPGPAARVAMTRPTVTDPVPRARYVALFASESHQITPELRLPRKNRNARPQGLLTWAVVEALSRKPATWRDLFDGVLAVYPPVIDELAQRFPTRELPSPVAEGNLDAPIFANRAQAVTTRPVWRAQRSGDTLTLQAGQLDGLVVQQPLRVLATMDDGTVRSAEGTLAQAFNDKARMAVPAALRELSGAALWNITPLGEPATVALRVRAEQGLPPGLSLEYPASVIAVNETDGADARWSAGRLEVLSPMLGAGAKSAPADAAVARRRLEVLARLKWLNQLYTIARDAQFDGFDAVFEIWNGDRLVRSGSAQQVDAKLLPLRSGERAVLNVRNTSARSVDLVIVGIDPQGAARQVYPEDPGETNRFKRGTREAPAVKRFELPWFNAEGGRLLVLATPAAPYSAPRLFGTGAGDAVAEVRVRGALQPESERQTFAAMVHWAGEVSAAK from the coding sequence ATGCGGGCGCTTTGCTTGCGGCTGTTGTTGTCGCTCGCGCTGCTTGTCTCCGGCAGCACCGCCTTCGCCACCCAACGCGCCCTGCTCGTCGGCGTCTCCGAACTCGTCAACCAGCCGCAAGCCCTCTGGCTTCAGGCACCGCGCAACGACGTGATGCTGATGCGCGATGCGCTCCTGAAGCAAGGCTTCGCGCCCGCCGACATCACCGTGCTCGCCGACGGCGTGAGCGGCTCCGTATTGCCCGAATCGCAGGCCATCCACGAAGCCCTCGGCCGCCTGCTTGCGCAGTCGAAGAGCGGCGATTTCGTGCTGCTCTATTTCTCCGGCCACGGCACGCGTCTTCGCGACAGCAACAAGCGCTACCAGGAGCCCGACGGCCTTTCCGAGAACTTCCTCGCGCGCGATGTGCGCGGCACCCTCGGCGCCGACAGCGCCCTGACCGGCGACCTGCGCGATGCCGACTTCGACGCCTGGATCCAGGCCTTTCTTGCGCGCAACGTGTTCGTCGCTTCCGTCTTCGACACCTGCTCGGCGAACTCGATGACGCGCAGCACGACCGATGCGCCTGCCATCGCCGATGGTCCGCCCGGCGACGAGGTGCGCTGGCGGGGCCTGCGCACCGCGCAACTCGTCGGCGCGCCCGGCCCCGCGGCGCGCGTGGCCATGACGCGCCCCACCGTCACCGACCCGGTGCCGCGCGCCCGCTACGTCGCGCTCTTCGCTTCGGAGAGCCACCAGATCACGCCCGAGCTGCGCCTGCCGCGCAAGAACCGCAATGCGCGTCCGCAGGGCCTTCTGACCTGGGCCGTGGTGGAGGCGCTCTCGCGCAAGCCCGCCACCTGGCGCGATCTGTTCGACGGGGTGCTGGCCGTTTATCCGCCGGTGATCGACGAACTCGCGCAACGCTTTCCCACGCGCGAGCTGCCTTCGCCGGTCGCCGAGGGCAATCTCGACGCGCCGATCTTCGCCAACCGCGCGCAGGCCGTGACGACGCGTCCCGTGTGGCGCGCGCAGCGCTCGGGCGACACGCTCACGCTGCAGGCCGGCCAGCTCGATGGGCTCGTGGTGCAGCAGCCGTTGCGCGTGCTGGCCACGATGGACGACGGCACCGTGCGCAGCGCCGAAGGCACGCTCGCGCAGGCCTTCAACGACAAGGCGCGCATGGCGGTGCCGGCCGCGCTGCGCGAACTGTCCGGTGCCGCGCTCTGGAACATCACGCCGCTCGGCGAACCGGCCACTGTCGCGCTGCGCGTGCGTGCGGAGCAGGGCTTGCCGCCCGGTCTCAGCCTCGAGTACCCCGCGTCGGTCATCGCCGTGAACGAGACAGATGGCGCCGATGCGCGCTGGTCCGCCGGCCGGCTCGAAGTGCTCTCGCCGATGCTCGGCGCCGGCGCGAAATCCGCACCCGCCGATGCCGCCGTCGCGCGCCGCCGCCTCGAAGTGCTGGCCCGCCTCAAGTGGCTCAACCAGCTCTACACCATCGCCAGGGACGCGCAGTTCGACGGCTTCGACGCAGTGTTCGAAATCTGGAACGGCGACCGGCTCGTGCGCAGCGGCTCCGCGCAGCAGGTCGACGCGAAGCTCCTTCCGCTGCGAAGCGGCGAGCGCGCCGTGCTCAACGTGCGCAACACCAGCGCGCGCTCGGTGGACCTTGTCATCGTCGGCATCGACCCGCAGGGCGCTGCGCGCCAGGTCTACCCCGAGGACCCGGGCGAGACCAACCGCTTCAAGCGCGGCACGCGCGAGGCGCCCGCCGTCAAGCGCTTCGAGCTGCCCTGGTTCAACGCCGAAGGCGGCCGGCTGCTGGTGCTGGCCACGCCCGCGGCGCCCTACAGCGCGCCGCGACTGTTCGGCACGGGCGCGGGCGATGCGGTTGCCGAAGTGCGCGTGCGCGGCGCGCTGCAACCCGAGAGCGAGCGGCAGACCTTCGCCGCGATGGTTCATTGGGCGGGCGAAGTCTCGGCCGCCAAGTAG
- a CDS encoding type VI secretion system accessory protein TagJ, whose product MATSSAELIKSADPVAALKALSDEVRAKPSDSKHRVFMAQLLCVLGQWERALNQLTVAAELDALAVPMKQVYGDAVRCEGLRAEVFAGTRTPMIFGQPDEWLALLIESLLRQGRGESELAEDLRQRAFDGAPAIAGTIDGTPFEWLADADMRLGPVLEAFVNGKYYWIPYARLAHIKIEPPEDLRDCVWMPAHLQFENGGETLALIPTRYEGSEKSEDGELQLARKTEWRELRPEVWAGTGQRVLGSDAGEYALMDVREILFNPVASAEAEAAPSQEGTESAGG is encoded by the coding sequence ATGGCCACCTCTTCCGCCGAACTCATCAAGTCCGCCGACCCCGTGGCGGCGCTCAAGGCGTTGAGCGACGAGGTGCGCGCCAAGCCCTCCGACAGCAAGCACCGCGTGTTCATGGCGCAGCTGCTCTGCGTGCTGGGGCAGTGGGAGCGCGCGCTCAACCAGCTCACGGTCGCGGCCGAGCTCGATGCGCTCGCCGTCCCGATGAAGCAGGTGTACGGCGATGCCGTGCGCTGCGAGGGCCTGCGCGCCGAGGTGTTCGCCGGCACGCGCACGCCGATGATCTTCGGCCAGCCCGACGAATGGCTGGCGCTGCTCATCGAGTCGCTGCTGCGGCAGGGGCGCGGCGAGTCCGAGCTGGCCGAGGACCTGCGCCAGCGCGCCTTCGACGGTGCGCCCGCCATCGCGGGCACCATCGACGGCACGCCCTTCGAGTGGCTGGCCGATGCCGATATGCGCCTGGGCCCCGTGCTCGAAGCCTTCGTCAACGGCAAGTACTACTGGATTCCGTATGCGCGGCTCGCGCACATCAAGATCGAGCCGCCCGAGGACCTGCGCGACTGCGTCTGGATGCCCGCGCACCTGCAGTTCGAGAACGGCGGCGAAACCCTCGCGCTCATTCCCACGCGCTACGAAGGTTCCGAGAAGAGCGAAGACGGCGAGCTGCAGCTCGCACGCAAGACCGAGTGGCGCGAGCTCCGTCCCGAGGTGTGGGCCGGCACCGGCCAGCGCGTGCTCGGCAGCGATGCCGGCGAGTACGCGCTCATGGACGTGCGCGAGATCCTCTTCAACCCGGTCGCTTCCGCCGAAGCAGAAGCAGCACCTTCGCAGGAAGGCACCGAAAGCGCGGGCGGCTGA
- the tssE gene encoding type VI secretion system baseplate subunit TssE translates to MGELTAQERLQPSLLDRLVDNAPTEKREGDEKRTLTKQALRAAVLRDLSWLFNATGFGLAMDDKQYPNAARSVINYGLPMLSGQFTSSVQRVSMEQALKNAILQFEPRILSRTLEVELVMEGSAMDSHNSIGLQIRGMLWAQPVPLEFLMRSRVDLEEGRIEIVDMAQNPR, encoded by the coding sequence ATGGGCGAGCTCACCGCGCAGGAGCGCCTGCAGCCCTCGCTGCTCGACCGCCTGGTCGACAACGCGCCGACCGAAAAACGCGAGGGCGACGAGAAGCGCACGCTCACCAAGCAGGCGCTGCGCGCGGCCGTGCTGCGCGACCTGAGCTGGCTCTTCAACGCCACCGGTTTCGGGCTCGCGATGGACGACAAGCAGTACCCGAATGCGGCGCGCTCGGTCATCAACTACGGATTGCCTATGCTGTCTGGCCAGTTCACCTCGTCGGTGCAGCGTGTCAGCATGGAACAGGCTTTGAAGAACGCAATCCTGCAGTTCGAGCCGCGCATTTTGTCCCGCACTCTCGAAGTGGAACTCGTCATGGAAGGCTCGGCAATGGACTCGCACAACAGCATCGGGCTGCAGATCCGCGGCATGCTGTGGGCGCAACCCGTACCGCTCGAGTTCCTGATGCGAAGCCGTGTAGACCTGGAAGAAGGACGCATCGAGATCGTGGACATGGCGCAAAACCCAAGGTAA